One stretch of Terriglobales bacterium DNA includes these proteins:
- a CDS encoding cation:proton antiporter: MKIHDAPLLITALIAVLAPLICEIPVPLRMPMIVLEIAFGILVGPHLLKLAQPDGMLAVLSYIGLIFLFFLAGMEIDLRRIQGRPLSLAVKGWFFSLVVAFLISWGLYKAGFILTPHLVAVALTTTALSVLFPMLRDSGELETRFGKYVTAAGAVGEFGPIVAISLLFTREDHQIVQIALLVLFIVVAVVAAYLTLLPTPPRMVAFFTRTMETASQLPVRFAILLLAILIVLAERFGLGMVLGAFSAAMVIGLGTNSEKGYVLRHKLDAIGFGFLIPMFFVTSGMRFGLNALLSGPQTYMRVPVFLVLFLVVRGLPTLLYRRHLPSQQLAPLALYSATELPLIVAITELGVRSGRMQPDNAAALVGAGMLSVLLFPLAASVLRRRAQAPVQALSTSIAEVNVDGS; encoded by the coding sequence GTGAAGATCCACGATGCACCGCTTCTGATAACGGCTCTCATTGCCGTGCTGGCGCCCCTGATCTGTGAAATCCCCGTGCCCCTGCGCATGCCGATGATTGTGCTGGAAATCGCTTTCGGTATCCTAGTGGGCCCCCATCTGTTGAAGCTGGCGCAACCTGACGGCATGCTGGCAGTACTGAGTTATATTGGCCTGATATTTCTGTTCTTCCTGGCAGGAATGGAAATTGATCTTCGCCGTATCCAGGGCAGGCCACTCTCTCTGGCCGTTAAGGGCTGGTTTTTCTCGCTAGTCGTGGCCTTTCTGATCAGCTGGGGTCTCTACAAGGCCGGGTTCATTCTTACGCCTCACCTGGTGGCGGTAGCGCTAACCACTACCGCTCTGAGTGTGCTGTTTCCCATGCTGCGCGACAGTGGTGAGCTCGAGACGCGCTTTGGCAAATACGTAACGGCGGCCGGCGCTGTCGGTGAGTTTGGGCCGATCGTCGCCATTTCCCTGCTCTTCACGCGAGAAGATCACCAGATAGTGCAGATTGCCTTGCTGGTGCTCTTTATCGTTGTCGCGGTCGTTGCTGCCTATCTGACGCTGCTTCCGACCCCGCCTCGGATGGTCGCGTTCTTTACTCGCACGATGGAAACCGCCAGCCAGCTTCCAGTGCGCTTCGCTATCTTGCTGCTGGCCATATTAATCGTGCTGGCGGAAAGATTCGGACTGGGAATGGTGCTGGGTGCGTTTTCCGCCGCCATGGTGATTGGGTTGGGAACCAACAGTGAAAAGGGCTACGTGTTGCGACACAAGCTGGACGCGATTGGATTTGGTTTTCTCATACCCATGTTCTTCGTCACCAGCGGCATGCGTTTCGGTCTTAACGCTCTGCTTAGTGGCCCACAAACCTACATGCGTGTCCCTGTGTTCCTGGTTCTGTTTCTTGTGGTGCGCGGGCTGCCAACCTTGCTGTATCGCCGCCACTTGCCCTCACAGCAACTGGCGCCGCTGGCCCTGTATTCCGCAACCGAACTGCCGCTCATCGTAGCTATCACGGAATTAGGAGTCCGCAGCGGAAGGATGCAACCAGACAATGCCGCCGCCTTGGTTGGAGCAGGCATGCTCTCCGTACTTCTCTTCCCCTTGGCGGCTTCCGTACTCCGGCGCCGTGCACAAGCTCCGGTACAGGCGCTCTCAACATCAATCGCGGAAGTTAATGTCGACGGAAGCTAG
- a CDS encoding helix-hairpin-helix domain-containing protein, whose protein sequence is MREKTAQATATLKGEAKAVAQGVREGWNRDHPLDLNNASKEQLMALPMTAEQADRVIAGRPYNSPRDLVEKHVLRQTEYDKIADRVTVKK, encoded by the coding sequence GTGCGGGAAAAAACCGCACAAGCGACCGCGACCCTGAAGGGCGAGGCCAAAGCGGTAGCGCAGGGAGTTCGCGAGGGGTGGAATCGGGACCATCCCCTGGATCTGAACAACGCCAGCAAGGAACAGTTGATGGCACTGCCAATGACCGCAGAGCAGGCAGACCGCGTGATTGCCGGGAGGCCCTACAATTCGCCGCGTGACCTGGTGGAAAAGCACGTTCTAAGACAAACTGAATACGACAAGATCGCGGATCGCGTAACAGTCAAGAAGTAG